The Cynocephalus volans isolate mCynVol1 chromosome 12, mCynVol1.pri, whole genome shotgun sequence sequence ACACTGAAATACCTAACATTTCCCATGTTGGTCTGATGGTGAAATTTCTTAAGTACTAAGTCATCAAGCAGAGATTCAAGGCCTGAGGCAACCCCCACCCCATTTTGGAGACCCAAGTGGAAAGGTTTATCCAAGGTCAGGCCCCTGCACACACCACTGACAAGAGCCCCACAGGCCTTTTGCTCTTCCTGGCGTTGACCCCGGGCACCAGGCTCAGTGTGGGCTCATAGCATGCGCCCAATAAACGTTGTGTCAGATGAGTGATTCTGCTTCTCCCCTTCAAGGCAGCGGCTCCCTCTCTGGCCAAGATTAGAGACCTTGTATCTCTGATGGTGAGTTACAGCTCTCGCCCTCTGCTTGGAGCCCTGAAGGCAGCCTCCTCTGTCTTTGCTGGAGGAGTCAGAGCAGCCAGAGACTCTCACCCCTGCTGTGAGATGGCTCTTGGTGCAGGCTGGCACCCTTATGGCTGCTGCTGTAGATTATCCTACCCTGGCCACATGAGGTTCCCTGCTTCTGGTTTCCTGAATGTCTGGCACAAGGGCTAAATGAGCTCTGCAACCCCAACAATACCAGCTAATAACAGAAGCATCCATACTGATGGGAGGGTGTGGCCCATAGAAGGGCTTGCTGCCCTGGCTCCTCTCCAGGCTCttggctccccccaccccctcaccttacacccacactcacacccacacccaccacCCAGACCCACTTCTCCTTTGCAGCTGCCCCACCACCTACACCTTCCTGCCTCGGAGTTGGTGGCCCGTGGGCAGGGGATAGAGAAGGCAGTGGGCCAGAGCCCCTCGAAGCTGGCAGAGGGGGCTCTGTGTGAGGCCTTGGGGTCTCCTGAGCTAGAAACCTGGGGCCAACCTTTTTCCCCTCATTCCGTGGCCAGCCGCTGCATTGTCCCACTGCAGCCAGAGAGAGGGCCCTTCCAAAGCAATCTCAGAGAGACCCTCCTATGTAGAGGAAGGCCGAGGAGGCTTGTGTGTGTAGGACACGATGAGACAGGTGGGGGAATCCAAACACTGAGGAGTAGGGACAGACAGGAGGAGCCTGTAGAGACAGAGGTGAGCAGGCCGGGATACACGCAGCCCTGGGAAAAAGGAGTTGGGGTAGCGctcatatgagggtatttcaaaaagtccgTGGGAAAAAAAAGTTGGTGGAAGAGATAGAATTAATAGGGCCAGCCCGTAGCTcccttggaagagcgtggtgctgacagcaccaggtcaagggttaagagccccttaccggtcatcttttaaaaaaaaaaaaaaagatggaattaatagataaatctttccatgaactgtttgaagacccctcatatgcagacCTTACCAGGACAGTCCCTGCTCAAAGCCCTGCATGGCTCCCCATTGTCCTCCAGTCAGAGTCCAAGCTCCCTAGTGCTCCAGTCCAGGTCCAGCCCTGCCCTCTGGTCCCCCTGCCTTGGCCTTCCTGTCTGGGCCTCCAAGCCTCTGCTCACGCTTGGCCTCCGCTCCTCTCATGCTCCCCTAGACCCCACTCCATCTGGCAAACACCGGCTCATcaccacctcctccatgaagccttcccaCCCCTTCCAAGCCCCTGCCATGAGGCATCGTCTGTCTCCCCCAGACCCCGCCACCACTGCAGGATTCCCTCCGGGTGGACCCGCGGCTGACTCAGGCCTGGTACAATGTGGTCACTCAGGCAGAGTTTGATGCCCTGAACCAGCTCTGCCAGGGAAGGGCAGGAGGACTTCTGAAGGAGGAGGCAGGTGGGGCCAGAGGGAGACGGCTGCGGGGAGCACCTGGGCAGCTGTCCTGACTGCAGGGGTCCATCCCCTTCACCACCCAAGAGCAGGCTCTGGCCTGACCCCCAGTCCTGTCCCATTGCCCAGAGGAGGGCCCACGCAGCTGGTGTCTGGGGGTGACGGTTGAACGCTTGAATGCAGGAACCACAGGTAGGAGAAGGTCTGGGGTGCAGGGGCCCGGCCCAGAGCGGTCCCAGCCCAGCAggcaggggcggggccggggcggagTGGGCGCCGCTCCCCCGGCTTCCTCCCCCAGGACAGCAGAGGCCCGGCTCAGAGCCATGCCCCGCGGCGTGTGCTGCGGCCGCATCGGCACCATGAGGCGCGGGGCCAGGAGCCCGCGGGGCAGGAACGGGCCGGCCCCCACGCCGTGCGTCCAGGCCGAGTGCTTCGACCCGCTGCTCCGCCACTGCGTGGCCTGCAGGCTCTTCCGCACGCCCGAGCCCGGGCCGGGTAAGAGACGGGCCCACCCCCTCTGACGCGTGGCCTCGGGCGGCCCACGGAGGCCCCCGGCCCGCCAGAGCCGCAGGCACAGCCCGACCTGCCGGGACCCGCGGCGACGATGGGCGGCGGGGGCCGGGGCCCGCTGCTCGGCCCTCACCGCGCCTTCTCTCCCCCTGCCCGTGCTGCACCCCGCCCAGCTGTGCCTCCCCTCCCCGGCCCGGCCTCGCTTCCCTCCGACCCTCCCTGTCCCCGCTCATCCCTCCCGTCTGCCCCCTGCCCCGCCTCCCCGTCCCCTCCGCCAGCAGAGGGGCCGAGCAGCCTGGCGCCCGGGACGGCGCTGCAGCCGCAGGAGTCGGTGGGCGCGGGGGTCGGCCCCGGGGCGGTGTTGCCCCTGCCCGCGCTGCTCTTCGGCGCCCCCGCGCTGCTGGGCCTGGcgctggccctggccctggctctGGTGGGCCTGGTGAGCTGGAGGCGGCGACGGAGGCATCTGGGGGCGGCCTCCCCGGAGACCCCAGACGGAGACAAGGACGGTGAGTTCTGCGTCTAAGGGAGCCAAGGGGCGCTGCCTAAGCAGAGGGGTCACACGGTCTGCGGGTGGGGACAGTCTAGGGAGAGATATGGCCCTTGGGGTGTAGGGAGGTCTGACTGGGGGAACAGGGCTCTAAGGGTGAGGCAGACATAGTCCTGCCACTGAGCCCCTGGTCCAAGTGAGGGACACAGCTCTGCCCTCCCAGGCCCCAGCCTGAGGACAAGACACAGCACGGGGGAGCCCTGCCCTTTGTGAGCCTGGGGCAGGTTGGCACCAGCGTAAATCTGTGGGGTCACCAGACTGGGCTCCCCACTCCTCTCCTCTGTCAGCATCCCCACTGTGCCAGGCCTCTGGACTCAGCACTTCCTGTCCTGGAGGCCTGTCATGTgccgcccctccccaccctgcactGGGGCTTCGTTGACTGCGGGCTGTCCCTTGAAGGAGGCTTCCAGAACGGGGAGTGGGGGAAGGCTGTGACCCGATCCTGACCCTCCACCACCCCCTTGCTCCAGATCCCCCGGAGAATGCCATCATCCTCTCTCCGGGAACCCTTGAAGCCACAGCTCCCGTCTGGCCTCTGCCCAGAGAAGACCCAGGCACCACTTCACCTGGCCACAGCGTCCCTGTGCCAGCCACAGAGCTGGGCTCCACCGAGCTGGTGACCACCAAGACGGCCGGCCCCGAGCAGCAGTAGCAGTGGCAGGGGCAGGAGGTGGCTCCTGCCCTCCTTCTGGACCCTCAGCCAGGCCCCACTGCCCACCTGCCCTTTTGCTGGGAGCCAGGCTGCTTCCAGCCAACTCCCCCCGCAGAACCACAGACACTACAGACCACAGCATTCATCTGGCATGGAGTTCTCTGGAGTATTAGCTTTTAGCTTAAGACCATACCATCGTTGAGAGCCCTGAAGGTTGTATCTGAGCTCCTGTGCTTTTGAATGGTTGGCGCATAGAGAGGGGAAAGCACCTGCTATGGGTTATATATGTTCCCAAAAGTTTGCGCATTGGAACCATAACAGTATTAAGGAGtgagaaatcccattatggtatttgaaagttaGAGTGATTAGATAGTGAGGGTTGTACCCTGATGAATGGATTGATCATGGAGTGATGAGTGtgattctggtggctttaaaaggagagcacgtgaaggactggccagtgagctcagttggttagagcgcggtggcgacaccaccaaggtcacgggttcggatccttgaACCGACCAGCCACCAGTCAATAAATTAAACGGGGAGTGAGTGAGAGGGTTAGCCCTCTTGTGCTCATCCCCTTCTCGccgtgtgacaccctggtcactaTGGGATCCCGTAGAGAATTCCCACCCAGAAGACCCTCAGAAGATGTGTGCCCTGaagcttggacttcccagcttccaaaactgtaagggaataaatttcatttgtttataaattacccagtttcgggtattctgttaaaagcaacagaaaaggactaatatagCACCATTAAGCTAAAACCAATCTGATAAAAAGAAGCGGGAGGATACTTAATTTGTAGCTGggtgttatatttctttttcttttttcttttcttttttttaaaaagatgactgataaggggatcttaacccatggccttggtgttatcagcaccacactctcccaagtgagccacgggctggccctatatttctttaattcttgtTCTCAGAGCTGTCCTGCttttaaaatgatacaaatgGCAGCAATGCATAAATATCGATGAGTTTGCTTTGGAATTTAGTACaagattattttgagaaatatccagaaaaaaagaTTGTGCTGGATTGTGCTGGTTCTTAGGTATCTGTATCCCAGGGTCAATCCTGAGCTTAGCCCAATCTGCTAGGACCTAAGATGCCATTTTGACCCCAGGGGCAGTTTCCAGAGCTATTGCATTTGGGAGGAAGTCTACAGCCCCTGGGGCTGGACTCCAAACTCAAGCTGACGGAGCACACTGGCAGGCAGCTccctcagagcccacctggggGCCCAGCTGCCTCTGAGGCACAGCGCGCTCAGCCATATACAGGGCAGAACTAGGACCTTCAGGAGGCTCCTCTGTGCAGATGCCAGCGCAGGCCTGTGGCCTTGAATCAGATGGACGTGAGGCCCCCTCGATCTCCCTTCTCTCCCAATGCTTGAGTTTGTCCTCCCCGAGCACTGGGTCCCAAGAGCTGGGCTCACTTGGCCATTCTGTGCAAGCCCCTAAGGTCACCCACTGTCCCAGTGGAAGGTGCTTCTCTGACAGTCGTGCTCCTTGCTCTGAGGTCTGGGGCATCTCTTTCCAGTTCTGGACCACACTGTGGACTCATAGGCAGCCTTCACCTGTCCTGCCTGCCCTTCTACGTGGGTCAGAACCTCCTGACCTGGACTCTACCCTGGACAGCTTCCTTGGAACTTGTCGCAGCCTAACACCTTTGGAAGAagcactggactgggagtcagAAGATGGGGCTCTGGGAACTGTCTTTCCCGCTGTAGGGCCTTGGCCACATTCCGTTCCATGCATCAGATGTTTTCTGCCAGCCCCTCCCTGACTGCCCACCAGAGCTGCCTGGCAGACACCTGACCTTTCTGCCCACCGTTTCCCAGCTCAGAAGACAGTCAGTGGCCAGCGGCATTTGCAGCCCTCAGGACCTAGACACCTGCATCCAAGTCTCTGCCCAGCTACTCCCTCCCTGAACCCATCTCAGATGCCCTCCGCAAGCCAGGTGACTGGGGTGAGGTCAGGTGGCAAGCAGTGGCAGGGGGCTGAGGGTGCCTAGAATGGACCCAGCTACCCACTCTCCTCTCCATCCTGGGCTTGGGGCAGTCTGAGCTGTTCCTGGCCACCCCCGTCTCCCACCCCACCTCATCTGCTACAGCCAGGGGCTAGGCGTGGGAGGTGAAAAGTGTGGCTGAAACCCCTCTAGAGCCCAGACATGCAAACCTTTGGCACCTTCTGTCTCAGGTGAACCCCCGGCTGGTACACGGTTTCCCCtccaacctcagtttcctcttctgaaaaatggGGGGTTGGATACAAAGTTCTCCTCCTGGCCTGGGCCCCCCCCACCAGAGGAGAAGGCCTGGAAGGAAGCTTAGAGAAGTCTCACACACaaacccatttcacaggtgagaaaactgaggcccagagagagagagaacttggcATCATTGGCATCCCCCAAATAACAGAAGGGAAGTTCCTTGGGGAAGGACCAGGAGAGGCCAGTAAAGTGATGGGCAAGGAGGGGCACTGTGTCTCCCTGCCCATGGTTCCTCCCCCACTGGAAAAGGGCCCTGCAGCCCAGGTAATGAGATCAGTCCCCTGCCCTCTGTCCTGGGCGCTGTGTTCTTTGTCCTCGTGTGTTGGTTATTGGCAGCCAGGACACCAGGTGTTGCTTTTTAAGGAGCCTTCATGTCAGCACCTCATCTGATCTTCATAACAGCACCTGGAAGGGGgggagattttttttgtttgcttaaaagaaagattttattaaaagaaaattaagatattAAAGCATTTTGTGGGTAGTTTGGAAAGTCCAAGACAGTAATCCAGGGTGGTGTCTGTGGAGAAATGACTCTTCTGCGGCAACACCAGCCCTCTGAGTGGACGGTGTACTTGTCCACGTAATTGTAGTCATTCTACACACACAAATTTGTATCCTGACCATCGTATTTGGtaagtttctctctctttaaCCACTTCGCAATAATGTTTTTAACATTTGCCAAGCGTTCCCCCTGAGCATTTGGTAATTTTCGGTTTTCGCTATTGTACCTGAGGCAGCGAGCACCTCCTTCTACGTAAATCTTTGCATAAGTCTCTGTTTCACAGAAAGAGAGTTGATGCACCTAAGGCCTTGACCTTTTCAAAGGTCCCTGTATGACGAATTGCTTTCCTCCAAGTCTGGACCATTCCATCCGTGAGCCGGGATTTTTTTGCAGACAGgaaaagaggcccagagaggcgaAGGGATCTGACCCAAGATACAGCAGGCAGTTAGTGGTGGGGCTGGTAGGCCACCCAGCAGGTCCCGAGCAGGTCATGGCCCAGGCACTCTCCAGGGCTGATGCCAAGCTCCACCCCTTATTTTCATCACTGCTCAAAGATTTTTCTCCCCAACCGGTCTCTTTTTGCAGTAAGAGGCATCCAAGACAGACTCTGGAAGGACGGACGGCTTGTTGGGTGGAACGGAGAGAagcagccccctcccccaaccctgttTCTGGCCAGTTTTTCCTGAAGGAGGGGCTGGTTTCCATGAGGTCCCCAGGGCCCCGGCAGGTGGGGGCGGGGCTGGCTGAAGTCTCGGTTCCTCCTGGGGCTTCCTGCAGGTCCCTTTCACTTCCTGCCTGGCAACCCCAAGCTGGGGGctcagggtggggctggggaggcccAGCTGCTGAGGCCATGCGGGAAGGCCTGCCGCCTCACTTCCTCTGTCTCAGCAGTGATGGCCCCATACAGCACTGTCCTTAGAAGCTGGAGGCATCTCCCTGggtcagtctccccatctgtaaaacggggcTCCTGAGGACCCCCCAGCTGTCCTTCGCGATGAAAGAGGTCATGTGGCATGTAGGAACAGAGCGATCCTTGCCAGGGACAGGGAATGTCCTCAGCAGGTGGATAGGAGCAGGCCTGGTCCTGACCTGTGTCCTGGGGGGAAAGGGTGCGTGCAGTGGGGACAACTGACCGGGATCACCGAGAGCGCTGGGGAGAGGCCTGGAGGAAACACACGCCCGTGCCCGTGCTCCCGGCCATGCGCTTCCCTCCCGGGACTCTGCGGGGCGCGGCAGCTGTCAGGGATGGGGATGGGAAGACGCCTGAGGGGTCCCATCTTCTCCACTCCGCTAAGTGGCAGAGACTCTGGGATCCA is a genomic window containing:
- the TNFRSF13C gene encoding tumor necrosis factor receptor superfamily member 13C, with the protein product MRRGARSPRGRNGPAPTPCVQAECFDPLLRHCVACRLFRTPEPGPEGPSSLAPGTALQPQESVGAGVGPGAVLPLPALLFGAPALLGLALALALALVGLVSWRRRRRHLGAASPETPDGDKDAPDPPENAIILSPGTLEATAPVWPLPREDPGTTSPGHSVPVPATELGSTELVTTKTAGPEQQ